In Herbaspirillum sp. WKF16, one genomic interval encodes:
- a CDS encoding Hin recombinase, with protein MGRKSALTPDQWLEVERRHLVEGESLNSLAAAYGVNESSLRRRLKPRAEGKSSSPEQLKQLATNKARVDAEQDAIRQQIAALPYAKQEIVADLARKLRNTSEHLASAAELGAATAHRLSRLANQQLEKVDDIDPLISLRALQGVGTLTRLANVASEIGLNLLRANKDAMQPEDEPPGPVEVTFVTKDARKPQHEEDQL; from the coding sequence ATGGGCCGCAAATCCGCACTCACGCCAGACCAGTGGCTGGAGGTCGAGCGGCGCCACCTCGTCGAGGGCGAATCGCTCAACAGCCTGGCCGCCGCCTACGGGGTCAACGAATCTTCGCTGCGCCGCCGGCTGAAGCCGCGTGCCGAGGGCAAGAGCAGCAGCCCCGAGCAGTTGAAACAGCTGGCGACTAACAAGGCCCGCGTCGACGCCGAGCAGGACGCCATCCGCCAACAGATTGCCGCGCTGCCGTACGCCAAGCAGGAGATCGTGGCCGACCTGGCGCGAAAGCTGCGCAACACCAGCGAGCACCTCGCCTCGGCCGCCGAACTCGGCGCCGCCACGGCGCACCGGCTGTCCAGGCTGGCGAACCAGCAGCTGGAGAAGGTCGACGACATCGACCCCCTCATCAGCTTGCGCGCGCTCCAGGGCGTAGGCACTCTCACGCGCCTGGCCAACGTCGCCAGCGAGATCGGCCTCAACCTCCTGCGCGCCAACAAGGACGCGATGCAACCCGAAGATGAGCCGCCCGGCCCCGTGGAGGTGACCTTCGTCACCAAGGACGCCCGGAAGCCCCAGCATGAGGAAGATCAGCTTTGA
- a CDS encoding terminase large subunit domain-containing protein — MRKISFELNVPQTEFLQLPHKFKAYVAGFGSGKTFVGCAGIAQHFWRWPGIAQGYFAPTYPQIRDIFYPTMEEVAAGMGLRTKVKQADHEMDVFEGRRYRGTIICRSMEKPETIVGFKIGHGLVDELDVMTKIKAQTAWRKIIARMRYKVDGLQNGVDVTTTPEGFKFVYEQFVKALRERPQLVGTYGLIQASTYDNELNLPDDYIQSLFDSYPPQLIDAYLRGKFTNLTSGSVYPDFDRAANHSDAVLAENEPIRVGMDFNVLNMTACINVIRAGAPLTVDERVKVRDTPTMARILKEEFKDKGHHVTVYPDASGGNTSTKNASESDLSILRAAGLSVDVNPSNPSIKDRVNAYNAMILNAAGQRRWKINTHRCPVTTEALEQQVWGADGLPDKKSGHDHPNDANGYFLVKKWPIVKNTMQRVTIGGV, encoded by the coding sequence ATGAGGAAGATCAGCTTTGAATTGAACGTGCCGCAGACCGAGTTCTTGCAGCTCCCGCACAAGTTCAAGGCCTACGTGGCCGGCTTCGGCTCCGGCAAGACGTTCGTGGGCTGCGCGGGCATCGCGCAGCACTTCTGGCGCTGGCCGGGCATCGCCCAGGGCTATTTCGCGCCGACCTACCCGCAGATCCGCGACATCTTCTATCCCACGATGGAGGAGGTGGCTGCCGGCATGGGCCTGCGCACGAAGGTGAAGCAGGCCGACCACGAAATGGACGTCTTCGAGGGGCGCAGGTACCGCGGCACCATCATCTGCAGGTCCATGGAGAAGCCGGAGACCATCGTCGGCTTCAAGATCGGCCACGGCCTGGTCGACGAACTCGATGTGATGACCAAGATCAAGGCGCAGACCGCCTGGCGCAAGATCATCGCCCGGATGCGCTACAAGGTGGACGGGCTGCAGAACGGCGTCGACGTCACCACCACGCCGGAGGGGTTCAAGTTCGTCTACGAGCAGTTCGTGAAGGCGCTCCGGGAGAGGCCGCAGCTGGTCGGTACCTACGGCCTGATCCAGGCCAGCACCTACGACAACGAGCTAAACCTCCCCGACGACTACATCCAGTCGCTGTTCGACTCCTACCCGCCGCAGCTGATCGATGCATACCTGCGCGGCAAATTCACGAACCTGACCAGCGGCAGCGTCTACCCGGACTTCGATCGCGCGGCGAACCACAGCGACGCAGTGCTGGCTGAGAACGAGCCGATCCGGGTGGGGATGGACTTCAACGTCCTGAACATGACGGCGTGCATCAACGTGATCCGCGCTGGCGCTCCGCTGACGGTCGACGAGCGCGTCAAGGTGCGCGACACGCCGACGATGGCCCGCATCCTGAAGGAGGAGTTCAAGGACAAGGGGCATCACGTCACGGTTTATCCGGACGCCTCCGGCGGCAACACCAGCACGAAGAACGCAAGCGAGTCGGATCTCTCGATCCTGCGAGCCGCCGGCCTGTCCGTGGACGTGAACCCGTCCAATCCATCCATCAAGGACCGAGTCAACGCCTACAACGCGATGATCCTGAACGCCGCCGGCCAGCGCCGGTGGAAGATCAATACCCACCGCTGCCCGGTGACCACCGAGGCGCTGGAGCAGCAGGTCTGGGGGGCTGACGGCCTTCCGGACAAAAAGAGCGGCCACGACCACCCGAACGACGCCAACGGCTACTTTCTGGTGAAGAAATGGCCGATTGTGAAGAACACCATGCAACGAGTGACCATAGGCGGAGTGTAA
- a CDS encoding DUF4055 domain-containing protein yields MGVKYQHPDYVAMAPAWKRCRDAAAGQSAVHAAGEAYLPRLKDQDNAAYQAMVKRTPFFGATWRSIEGMLGMLFRKAPTITAPDEAKDMLDDITLSGTPLTMLAKGLSEEAITVGRVGLFADYPVSAPGTTLADAKVQNLRPSLAMYCAESIINWRFGKINNVHQLTMVVLVEQRLDQKDEYEDTTVTQYRVLDLVTIAGGAAQYRVRVFEIRKDESGKEVDVQIGGDVYPTMGGKALTSIPFWIMGIDDLTPTCDLPPLMDLVDMNFAHYMVSADYEHGCHFAGLPTPVVSGYTPQNGPNGEAPDKLYIGSATAWVFPQPEAKATYLEFTGQGLQALENNLERKERQLAILGARMLESAKKAAEAAETAGIHRAGEQSVLASTAQTLSMGIQRALVVLFEWAGLTGDVVFELNRDFFPMPMSSDDLLALTTALQSGAISFETYFAQLQAGEVIAASRNVEEEDAARKKDVPAPAKTPEPTT; encoded by the coding sequence ATGGGCGTTAAGTATCAGCATCCTGACTATGTGGCCATGGCGCCGGCGTGGAAGCGCTGCCGCGATGCAGCCGCTGGCCAGAGCGCGGTGCATGCCGCCGGCGAAGCGTACCTGCCGCGCCTGAAAGACCAGGACAACGCGGCCTATCAGGCCATGGTGAAGCGCACGCCGTTCTTTGGCGCAACCTGGCGCTCCATCGAGGGCATGCTGGGCATGCTGTTCCGGAAGGCGCCGACCATCACCGCGCCCGACGAGGCCAAGGACATGCTGGACGACATCACGCTGTCCGGCACACCGCTGACCATGCTTGCCAAGGGCCTGAGCGAGGAGGCCATCACCGTCGGCCGTGTTGGGCTCTTTGCTGACTATCCAGTGTCTGCGCCGGGCACCACCCTGGCCGACGCCAAGGTGCAGAACCTGCGACCGTCGTTGGCCATGTACTGCGCCGAGTCGATCATCAACTGGCGTTTCGGCAAGATCAATAACGTCCACCAGCTCACCATGGTGGTGCTGGTCGAGCAGCGCCTGGACCAGAAGGACGAATACGAAGACACCACGGTGACGCAATATCGCGTGCTCGACCTGGTAACTATTGCAGGCGGCGCCGCGCAGTACCGCGTGCGTGTATTCGAGATCAGGAAGGACGAGAGCGGGAAGGAGGTCGACGTCCAGATCGGCGGCGACGTCTATCCGACGATGGGCGGCAAGGCACTGACCAGCATCCCGTTCTGGATCATGGGCATTGACGACCTGACGCCCACCTGCGACCTGCCGCCGCTGATGGACCTTGTGGACATGAATTTTGCCCACTACATGGTCAGCGCCGACTACGAGCACGGCTGCCACTTTGCCGGGCTGCCTACCCCGGTGGTCAGCGGCTACACACCACAGAACGGCCCGAATGGCGAGGCGCCCGACAAGCTGTACATCGGCAGCGCGACCGCCTGGGTGTTTCCGCAGCCGGAGGCGAAGGCGACGTACTTGGAGTTCACGGGGCAGGGCCTGCAGGCGCTGGAGAACAACCTCGAACGCAAGGAGCGGCAGCTCGCCATTCTTGGCGCGCGCATGCTGGAGTCGGCGAAAAAGGCCGCCGAAGCGGCCGAAACCGCTGGAATTCACCGCGCCGGCGAGCAATCCGTCCTGGCCAGCACCGCGCAGACCCTGTCCATGGGGATCCAGCGTGCGCTGGTGGTGCTTTTCGAGTGGGCTGGGCTCACCGGCGATGTGGTGTTCGAGCTGAACCGGGACTTCTTCCCCATGCCCATGTCCTCGGACGACCTGCTCGCACTGACCACGGCGCTGCAAAGCGGCGCCATCAGCTTCGAGACCTATTTCGCGCAGCTGCAGGCCGGCGAGGTCATCGCGGCGAGCCGAAACGTCGAGGAGGAGGACGCCGCGCGCAAGAAGGACGTGCCGGCGCCGGCCAAGACACCAGAACCAACCACGTAG